A DNA window from Salvelinus sp. IW2-2015 linkage group LG4q.1:29, ASM291031v2, whole genome shotgun sequence contains the following coding sequences:
- the LOC111961189 gene encoding transcription factor Maf-like produces the protein MSQQPALTGAAQPLWRTAFSSSRMAAELAMSNSDLPTSPLAMEYVNDFDLMKFEVKKEPVEPDRSISQCSRLIXGGSLSSTPMSTPCSSVPPSPSFSAPSPGSGSEQKAHLEDFYWMSGYQQQLNPEALGFSPEDAVEALISSSHHLQSFDGYARGQQFAGVAGAGGGMAGEEMGSAAAVVSAVIAAAAAQNGGPHHHHHHHTGGHHPSTGVPSNVSSAGSHQHIGHLDLDLDDRFSDDQLVTMSVRELNRQLRGVSKEEVIRLKQKRRTLKNRGYAQSCRYKRVQQRHVLEGEKTQLIQQVDHLKAEISRLARERDAYKDKYEKLITNGCRENGSDNNPSSPEFFMTSRKFLHL, from the exons atgtcacagcagcCCGCTTTGACAGGTGCTGCTCAGCCCCTTTGGAGGACTGCTTTCAGCAGCAGCAGGATGGCAGCAGAACTGGCAATGAGCAACTCCGACCTGCCCACCAGTCCCCTGGCCATGGAATATGTTAATGACTTCGATCTGATGAAGTTTGAAGTGAAAAAGGAGCCGGTGGAGCCGGATCGCAGCATCAGCCAGTGCAGCCGYCTGATCRCCGGGGGATCCTTGTCTTCCACCCCGATGAGCACGCCTTGCAGCTCGGTTCCCCCTTCCCCAAGCTTTTCGGCGCCCAGCCCGGGCTCCGGGAGCGAGCAGAAGGCTCACCTGGAGGATTTYTACTGGATGAGCGGCTACCAACAGCAGCTGAATCCCGAAGCGCTGGGCTTCAGCCCCGAAGACGCGGTAGAGGCGCTGATCAGCAGCAGCCACCATCTCCAGTCCTTCGATGGCTATGCTAGAGGGCAGCAGTTCGCCGGGGTGGCCGGGGCAGGAGGCGGCATGGCCGGGGAGGAGATGGGCTCAGCAGCCGCTGTGGTATCCGCTGTTATCGCTGCAGCGGCAGCGCAGAACGGAGGtccccaccaccatcaccaccaccacaccggGGGACACCACCCCTCCACCGGGGTCCCGTCCAACGTCAGTTCGGCAGGCAGCCACCAGCACATAGGACACCTGGACCTGGACCTGGACGACCGGTTTTCGGACGACCAGCTGGTGACCATGTCAGTACGGGAGCTGAACCGACAACTGCGCGGGGTCAGCAAGGAGGAGGTGATCCGGCTGAAACAGAAGAGGAGGACCCTAAAGAACAGAGGCTATGCCCAGTCCTGCCGCTACAAGCGGGTCCAGCAGAGACATGTTCTGGAGGGCGAGAAGACGCAGCTGATCCAGCAGGTGGACCACCTCAAGGCGGAGATATCGCGGCTGGCCAGGGAGCGAGACGCATACAAGGACAAGTACGAGAAGCTCATAACCAACGGCTGCAGGGAAAACGGATCTGACAACAACCCATCGTCCCCAGAGTTTTTCAT GACGTCGAGAAAGTTCCTCCATCTGTGA